GCTTACAATTTTATTTAGCTTCTTTAGTGTATGTTCGTATCTTTACTCTAGGATATGACGTAAAGGATTTTTATATCTAAAATGATGTTTGAATTTCTAACTAATTAACTATACTCCTATCTTCTTAGGCTACCACTAGTTCAAGTTCTTAattatagaatttttttttttttttgataatgtgCACATTTTTGTATAGCTGTTATTGTTAACATGTACATAAATGTACACTTGTTGATtttaatgtgtatatagttgtacatATTTTGattggtaatgtttttgaatgtTTTTGAATTCTTAACGTCCACACAGTGGTACACataattcttaatgtgtacataattgtaaatATGTTGTACATGTGTTTCATTGGTGTTGTGCATGTTTtacaggggtgtacatattggtgcacctgtgtaaaTCTTATGAATTACAATGGTGTACTtattggtgcacctgtgggaATATATAATAAATCAGGGGAATATCATGTTGTGTGCATTTTGAAGTTGTATTTCTCAGATTTGTAGTGTATATGTACAGGTTTGTACACCAGCATGATATTACAGTTGATTTATGGCATGTAGTGTGTGTTTTGAAGTTGTTTTTCTCAGATTTGTGTAGGAGTGTATAAGTTTATACAACTTTATGCTTTTATAGTTGATTTATGatttgttgtgtgtgttttgaaaaTGTATTTCTCAGATTTATTGTGTATGTGTACTTGTTTGTACACCATCATGACGTTACAGTTGATTTATACCATGTTGTGTGTGTTTGAATATGTTTGCCTCAGATTTGTGTATGAGTGTACATGTTTATACACCAACATGCTGTCATAGTTGATTTATGGCATGTTATATGTGTTTTGAAGTTGTTTTTATCATATTTATTGTGTATGTGTACTAGTTTATACACCAGCATGTTGTTCCAGTTTATTTATGGTATGTTGTATGTGTTTCGAAGTTGTTTTTCTCAGATTTGTGTAAGAATGTTCAGATTTGTACACCAACATGCTGCTACAATTGATTAATGccatgttgtgtgtgttttgaagATGTATTTCTTATATTTGTGTATGAGAGTACATGTTTATGTACCAGCACGTTGTTATAGTTAATTTACGgcatgttgtgtgtgttttgaatttgtttttctcAGATTTGTTGTATCTATGTACAAGGTTGTATACTAGCATGATATTGTAGTTGCATTTGTGGCATCTTGTGTGTTTCAAGtaatttttctctgatttatttGTGTATGTGATCAAGTTTGTACACCAGCATGCTGTTATAGTTGATTTATGCCATgtgttttgaaaatgtttttctcaAATTTGTGCAGGAGAGTACATGTTTATATACCATCATGCTGCTATAGGTGATTTATGTCCCGTTGTGTGTGTTATTAAGATGTATTTCTTATGTATGTGTACAGATTTGTACACAAGCATTCTGTTACAGTTGATTTATGCCCTGTTCTGTGTGTTTGGAAGATGTATTTCTCATATTTATGTAGGATCGTACAGGTTTATACACCAGCATGCTCCTATAGTTGATTTATGTcatgttgtgtgtgtttttaagTTGTTTTTTGCATATTTTTTGTGTATGTGTACAGGGTTGAAGAAGTGTTGTGTATTTTTTATGGCTGAGCACTTACAGGGTATGGATGAGCTGCAGCTGGCTGTGAAGCAATTGCAGGTGATGCTATGGGAAGTTTGGAAGAATGGGTTTGCTTCTATGTTGCAGTACAAGGAATGGTGCAGCTGAGTAACTGGTGCTATTGAGATGGTAGAACTCTGAAGTCGTGATCAGGTGAATAAATATCAAATGTCGATGGAATTACAAAGATGAAGTCTAAAATGTGTGATGTTTGTGGTACTGAGGAGCAGAATTTATGTTGTTGTTGGATGGGTAGTGTTGTTGCAGAGAAGTGCAACTAAGATTGGAAAGCTACATAAACGGATAAAAAAATTGAGTTGAATGGTTGAGGTGATGTTGTTGTTTGCACCAGCAGGGTTAAAAGTGGTTGAGGGTTGGAGCTGGTGTTGGTAATGAGTTGcggttgtaaacatgttgtattttgtatatgtgtacatgtttgtacaccaatgtaaactatttttttttaaaatgagaattatatagtcatatgggtactctttttgtagctctcggaaagagttttccgaatatataaagtttacgaattttggacaaacggttcgaaagataaattgattttagtttatttttttattatttaaaactGCTAACATCATCATGAATCAGTTTGGACTAAAAtacaaatatttggactaaattgtaaacagaaGGTTATTTGTATACTTTCCATAAAAAGGGACTTATTTTATACCTAGTTGAATGGGTGAGGACTAAACTATTACTTTCTAAACTCTTTTGGACAAAACTGTTTTTCTCCCGGCTTAAAATGGGGTGTCACATTTGGGTTCGGTCGCCCGAAGTCTTCGTCATGACCATGTAAATACCGGATCATTCCCGTCTTTCTCTATTTCAATATAATCATTTTATAAAATAGTGAAAGGGTTTTCCTGAAATTTCAATTCTCAATTTTAAGTTTTCAAATTATCCCGCGATTTGTTTTCCAGGTCTCAGAAAAAGAAGAAGCTTCTCTGCAAACCCGAACAATTACAACCTGATCAGATGGACGAGATTGAAACTTCAAGGAAACGAATCAAACAAACATTactggtttcttcttcttcttcttaccgagtttttttttttggtttactgTTTAGATGGTAGAAGAGGAGCAGGAAAATGAAAACGGTTTAGTAatggaagaagaagttgaaacTGTTGCAGCAGGATCCGAAGAGATGGAAAGCCTTATTAATGGAGTTCTTGAAAAGATTGAGCGATTCACTCAACAGGTAGAGGTATTCCTCAACTTCGTATGTGTTTATTGTTGTCCCAATTCGTTGTTACTCGGATGTTTTTATGTCATGTCCCTTCAACTTACTCTCTCTAGGTTTCGGAGATGCTTGAGGCAGGAAAAACACTCTTTAAAGATCTTATTAATGAATTTGAAGAACTTATTATTGGGTGAGATAATTGAAAGTTCAATAGGAAACTCTATtctgattttcaatttttttttaatttcaattttatttttcatacagAATTCACAAGGAACAGATCGTGAAATGGCAGGATGAGATTAAGGAACTGAGAGCACTGGATGGAATGAACGAAGAAGCAAATACTCGTCTTTGTATGACTCGCTCTCTCTTCCAGAATGTTCAGATGTGATAAGGTAATAGTTGTGACATTTACTGATTCTACTCAAATAGCCGATATAGTATGCtgtgagaaagaaagagagaaataggTTACTAGGTGGAGCAATTTAAGTTAATAGAATCAACATAATAGAACTTTGATGACCAAGTAATTTGTTTCTGTAGTGATTTTTTCTTTGCATCGCTGTTTGATGGTTTGGGAATAGTGGCCTTTTATGTGAAGAAGTCCAGTCCAGGTTGCGTAAATTTGTTTGGAATTCAGTGTTAAGATGTGTATATTCAGCTTTCTTCTTTAATCCTGGACCTTgcttttcatggaagaaaatgccACTAATATATTACTTTAATTTGGAATGTGGCAAACTGTAGTAGGGTCTATCTATGAACTTCACCCAGCTCCTGATGATTAGGAACTTCATTTGTTCCTAAAAGGTTGTTGAGCTGAGTTAACAACTTACATGAGTACCGGTGCTTGTGCACATAGGACATGTTAATTTAGTAGGCTGGATTCAAGAAATGGTTTGAGGGTTGGCAATTATCTGATCTGTACTCTCTTTTGTTATACATTTTCACTGACATGGCATGCTTATGTATCAATAGGTTTTGGATACTCTACTGGGCTAAGCAAGATAGTTCTGAATCTTGGATTTTTAAGTGAAACTCTTTGATGATTTGGAACTTTGGAAATTCATTTTaagattttaatttcattttgttttttttcctttttcacaCAGAATCAAATGGTAGGGTGATATTAAGGAAATGAGATCACTCGCTGTCTGCTTCAGAATGGTCAGGTTTGATCCTTGATAAGGCAGTAGTAGTATTATCAACAAACAATATGAATTTTAGTTTACACGAACCTTAATTAGCTGTAAGTTGCTCATTTACATCGAATTATTTGAATAGTTGTTTGAAGAGCATGCATCTAATGCTGTATAGTTAGTTGCTGTTCATGATAATACTGCTTCCAGATTCGTTAATGTCCTTGAGAATTGCAGTGGGCATCTCATCTCATGTCATTTTGATTGTTATTGTTATCAATTTTGTGATCCAAGTATCCATTCATTTATGGGTCTGTCATCCTTTCAAAACTGCTTCCCTATTCTTAATCCCTGAAATAGAAAATATCTGGTTTTCAGTCCCACCCTTTTACCGGTTGATCAACACAAGTACAGAACAGTGCACAGACCATAGGATAGGGGTCTTGATATTCCAGTGTGTCCTTACCCATGGTCCATATGTTTATCAAAGGCCGTGGTAAAGAGAGCAACTCCATGACTAGGAGTTGGCCTTTCCTTAGTGATGACCACTTCAACTGACCTGATGCACATTTTCTTACAATGTATGGATGTAACCTGCAATTACTTCTGCATAGTGTATAAAACCCAACATGGGGTGTTTTCTGCCTACTTCTTACGAAAAATTCATTTcgtagctttttttttttctctcacactTAGATTGTAATCTTAAGTTTGTTTTATGAATCTGATAATACTATCTGTGTCTGTTGCAAAAAATTTCCAAATTTTCCGTATTTATAATCGGTTATGAAATGCAAatgcattttttctttttttactttttgaCTTGGCCACTGTGAACTAAAGCACCAGagaccaaactctttggctcaactGGAAGAGAGGTTTTCAAAACATGATTTGGGGACAGATCAATTTTTGATCAGTTTTCTAGTCAAAAGGGAAACTGGTCATACTGTGTATAAATCCATTAAGAAACGATTCCCTTTCCCTTTTCTGAGCACCCCGACAACtaaattcaaaattttggttaAAATATCCAGCCACTGCCAAATTCTGttcaaaaatttgaaattttgaactCCGCCAAAAAATTTCAACCAGTATCAGCCGTCGATTACCACAAAACTCAATCCCTCCTATCTGTACGACACCTTTTAGACCGTTGATAAAATTCACAATCTCCCCCAAATACAAATCTCCTATTTTCGAATCCAACCCCTAAATTTATCAGATCTCTGcaactttaattttttttaaatggctCGTACTAAGCAAACAGCTTGGAAATCCACTGGAGGAAAAGCCCCAAGGAAGCAATTAGCAAAAAAAGCAGCTCGTAAATCAGCACCAGCAACCGGAGGAGTGAAGAAACCACACAGATTCAGGCCAGGAACTGTTGCTCTTCGTGAAATCAGAAAGTATCAGAAGAGTGCCGACCTTCTGATCcgtaaactcccatttcaaagATTAGTTCGTGAAATCGCTCAAGATTTCAAGACTGATTTAAGGTTTCAGAGTTCAGCAGTTGCGGCATTACAGGAAGCAGCTGAAGCTTATCTTGTTGGTTTGTTCGAAGATACTAATCTCTGTGCGATTCATGCTAAAAGGGTTACTATGATGCCTAAAGACATTCAACTTGCCAGGAGAATCAGAGGTGAACGAGCTTGATAATCTCTGAGTAAATGTGTTGGAGGATTATGGATCTACGATCTTTTGGAACTCTTTGTGTTCTGATTTGATTGATCTAATGGAATATATTCTCAGTATTatctctatttatttattttttatttttctcagtTATAATGTATTGCAGTCTGATTTTATCCTTTTCGTGAATCCCCCAATTTCTATATAATGTCTTTTGAACCCGATCTTCATTGCTTGTAAATTATTACACCACGACCTGCCCATTTCTGCTTGATGTGCATATGCTAGGAATGTTGCTGCATTGTCTTGGCAGTTCAAACCCTCTCCTCACTTCTCATTGCTCATGTAAAGCTTGTGGGAATGTAATGTGCAGGACAACAGCTCATTCCTGGAGTGGATGTGCTGCTTTTCACTTGTCAATCCAATTTACAGCATTATAGGTAATCCAATACCTTTTGGTTTTTTGGGATTACTAGACCTTTTATTTGAATCATTCATTTGACTAGATATTTGGTTTGCAAGCATAATGTGTTTCATTTCACATATTCATCGGTTTGGCAGAATGTGAGCAATG
This portion of the Papaver somniferum cultivar HN1 chromosome 11, ASM357369v1, whole genome shotgun sequence genome encodes:
- the LOC113320328 gene encoding histone H3.2-like; the encoded protein is MARTKQTAWKSTGGKAPRKQLAKKAARKSAPATGGVKKPHRFRPGTVALREIRKYQKSADLLIRKLPFQRLVREIAQDFKTDLRFQSSAVAALQEAAEAYLVGLFEDTNLCAIHAKRVTMMPKDIQLARRIRGERA